TCCAAAGATCCACCTGGACACCAGTGGAAACATGGTCTCCCAAAACACCATCATTGTGGTGGCAGGCAATAAACTCCGTCTGGATGTGGAGATCACAGGAGAGCCAGCACCTACCTGTGTTTGGTCTAAAGGAGATCAAGTAAGGATGTGACGAGAAAAATATGAACACTTATTTGTTAATCCATGATATTGGAAGGTGAACATCTTTGTGCTGTATggcctgttttttgttgtgcGCTCACtatctcctctccctctttgtctcttccACCGGGCTTCATTTAAATGCTACCTCACCAGCAAACAAAACTGCTGTTCTGTTTAGATTTGACCCAACCAATGTGAATGTATGTGCCCACAGGCAGTCAGGGGCACAGGGGTGCAAACACAGGGACTGGAAATGTCTGTGCCCTAGGGGGACAGCTACATGCTTGTTTTGCCACAATGTCACATATGGGCTTTAGACCACTGGTAGGCCAAAGTGCAGCCAAAGTCTCTCTCTGGCTAACTCAACTGGCCCATAAATGCCCTTCTCATCAGCCCCATCATCTCTGTGATTTGCCCCAAATTCTCTCTGGTTACCCTGTGTGCCGCTGTGGGTTAACTTTAGGGGGAACCCTGCTTCTGAACTTGCACATTGTAGAGGAGCCCCTTTGTAATTTTCACACCTCCACTTTAGAGAGCCTTTGCACATACCTGACTAAAGAAAGCTGTGTTTTAAAGCTGAATTTTAGGGTCAAGTTTAACTCCACccacattttatgaaaataaatgtcgGTCTTAATCAACCTTGACTCATTTAGTTAGGTGTGCTTGACTCAGATGATTGCATCTTCAGCACTACTTTAAAATACCACTGCAAGTTACCCCACACTTAAAAGCACTTAAATGCTGAAATTAGTTTGCTGTTTGTTAGCCAATTACAGACACTGAAGGGCGCATAAGGGTGGAGGCCAGGAAAGATCTGAGCTGCTTCGTCATAGAGGGGGCAGAGAGGGAGGATGAGGGCAACTACACCATCTGTGTTACCAACCCTGCCGGAGAGGACAAGGCTATGCTGTTTGTGAAGATTGTGGGTATGTGAAGATCTTATCATAATGTCAACAGGCAATCCCGTGCTGTGATTTGGTGTGACGTGGTTTATAAGTCACCAGTTGTTAAATAGTTCACATGTATTTAATGTGGCGGTTGAGACGgttcaacacaaaaacaaaagccacaGACATAGCATTCACTTTAAACATCTGTTTACTGTAActataacccccccccacacacacacacacacacacgtactaTCCAAACCAACTGTACCGAGGAAATTTGCCACTGGGAGCTGATCAATAACCAGATAGATACGGTTAGCAAGTTACAAACACATGACAgtgggatatacagtatatttgtgtgATTTAACAGCTTCACTTAACTAGACTTCACTAAACTACACTTTAAACGTAGCACTCGGGCATTAAAAGATGCTGGGCGCCATTTAGATAACGTTTTAGCTGTTGCTTTGTAGTCTAAGGGAAGAGTATGGACATgcatatgaaaataaaaaagatgttgGACCTCATTGCTTCTTTGATACAATCATTTAGCGTCAATAATCATAATTAGTTATGTAACACTTACTTAACACACAAGAAATTTCCTCCTGTCAACAACACACTCACTTCCGTCGGCgcttatgtatttgtgttgtaacttttgcgtttgtgttgtagcttttgcgtttgtgttgtagattttgtgtttgtgttgaaccGTCTTGGCCACCGTAATTTTAAGCTTTTCTGATGTACATTAAAACTAACTGTTATCGTGTTTTAGATGTGCCTGACCCCCCTGAGAATGTCAGATGCACATCCGTGGGAGAGGACTGCGGCACCATTGTTTGGGATGTCCCCAAGTTTGATGGCGGTGCTCCACTCAAAGGTGAAGAATGAACATTGCCTTCACTTGTTCATATTTAATGGGCTTTGCATATGGGATTTTGATAACATTTCTTGGGTTTCTGGGTGTATTCAATTATTATTCTGCCTGTGTTTCATGGTTTCTTGGTTTCTCCTTCACCAGGTTATCTcatggagaggaagaagaaaggcTCCTCCAGATGGACAAAACTCAACTTTGATGTTTATGAATCGACCACATATGAGGCTAAGAGGATGATTGAAGGTGTTATGTATGAGATGAGGGTGTTTGCTATCAACAGCATTGGCATGTCTCCGCCAAGTATCACCTCCAAACCCTTCATGCCAATTGGTACGTATCACAGCCATTTTCACTCCATCTTTCTTGGCTTCCTCCATTTGTGCGCCTACCCATCTTCAGTCAACCCCGTGATTCTCCtgagtctctctttctgtcacccTCAGCCCCAACTAGTGAGCCAATACGTCTGTCAGTGCATGATGTTACAGACAGCACATGCACCCTGAAGTGGCTTGCCCCCGAGAAGATTGGAGCTGGGGGCCTGGATGGCTATGTTATTGAATACTGCAAGGAAGGAGGTGATGAGaccaaacattttgtttacaatgaTTCATACACATATGGAGAATTTAACAAAATTCTCTAATTAAATTGCAACTTAAAGGCATTTTTTGGTTAGTTTTAAATGGAACAGGTCATAGACCCAAAGAGAGAATGAATATATGTGATAGAAGAAGACCATGAAAAGTAATCAGATTTCAATCCCACTCACTGTGATCTACTGCATGTAATTCTCTTTACATCCAGACACTGAGTGGGTGGTGGCAAACCAGGAACTTTGTGAGAGGCAGGGATTTGTGGTGCGTGGCCTTCCAGTGGGGGAGAAGATCAACTTTAGGGTGGTGGCAGTGAACATCGCTGGACGCAGTCCTCCAGCTGTGCTTGGACAACCCGTCACCATCCGTGAGATCATGGGTGAGTTAGAGAGTACttgtaaacatattttatgGATTATATCTCATATTCAGTTATGGCATTTTAGTGCTTCTTATGGTTTATATAGACAGACACATATTTCTATTTGTATAGtacaatactgtatattttaataacAAGTCTTTTCCTGCTTTAGAGCATCCTAAGATCCGCCTCCCTCGCGAGCTGAGAACAAAGTACATCAGGAAAGTAGGAGAAAAGATCAACCTGACCATCCCCTTCCAGGTTAGAAACAAACCTCTGCTAAGGTTTTAGATTGGTTCCATATATTGCATGAAAGCTCTGTACTAAAATATGTGATATCGAAAATAATACCAGTGGGAAACTGGTAATAAACCAtaacaaataaatgcataatGTCTATGAGGGGAGTCTGTTTACAGGGAGTACTACTGCACATGTGAAATTCTTTCATATGTGTGGCTCCAAAGGGAGctgcattaaataaaaaggcaatatCTGAGTTTCTGCTGCATGGATTTTTTCTTCACAGTCCATCAGTCAGTGTTGTAGAAGTGCAATGCAAAATTGGTGGTATACTCTTTTAAGAATAAAATCCACATTTACCATATGCACACAAGTTAGATTTTGTTTAACACTATTATTCATCGTAGGAGTGCCCTTTTCACCCTGCTAACTTTAACGAGAAACACTCTGAAAGGTCTAAAGAAAATGAGATTCTACTTTTCTTGTTTATAATCAGTACCTTATAACATATACTGTGTCTAGGTTTCTGTTTAGGATGTTGTCTGTCAAGTATTGTATGTTTACAGCTCACACAGTATAACTAACCATGCACCACATTAAAATCAAaagacttttttatgttgtgcCATCAATCATTTTGGATTAGTAAATGTCATATCTGTAataaaaagactaaaagcaaatatttttttatactaaAAAAAAGGCCAATTTCTGTGTCTTATAGGGTAAGCCTCGCCCTGTTGCAACCTGGTACAAGGATGGTCAACCCATTGACCCCCAAATGGTCAGTGTCCGTAACTCAAACGTGGACACCATCCTTTTTATCCGGAgtgcagagagagagcactCTGGAACATATGAGCTGGTGCTAAAGATCGAGAACATGGAGGACAGAGCAACCGTCGTCATCAGGATTGTTGGTAAGGTTGTCAGCTCTCTGCAACTGGGGACATCCATTTCTACTTGTGCTAAAATGTTGTTACTTTATCCATCAGTGTCAGCAATTCCGTGACAACTATTCGTTTCTTTGAAGAAAACCACTTCTGAAATTCAACACAACTGAAATGCTCTGACATTTAATCCATTCAGATAAACCTGGCCCACCTCTGAACGTGAAGGTGACAGAGGTCTGGGGCTTCAATGCAGCACTGGAGTGGGCCCCCCCCAAGGACGATGGCAACTGTGACATCACTGGATACACCATCCAGAAGGCAGACTTCAAGACCAAGGTGAGaaaggaggtggaggggggtAGCATTTCAAACCTACAGTAGATCATCCCTACAGTCTGCTGCATGTACAGTAGGGCCTGCAGCTCAACAATAATGCTGCGAATACAGTGTCAGACACTTTTACTATATGCCCACTTGAATTTaacattatcacattttttctctctacagGAATGGTTCACTGTTTATGAACACAACAGACGGACAAACTGCACGGCTTCAGATCTGATCATGGGCAATGAATACATGTTCCGTGTCTTCAGTGAAAACATCTGCGGCCTGAGCGAGGAGGCGCGTGTAAGCAAGAACACGGCTGTCATCGCCAAGAAAGGTGTGTGTAGTCCAGCAGGTGTTTGTTTGTAGTGGATACGGCATTTTATACAATCGTCCTCACCCTCCCACCTTTCTCCATAGGCCTGGAGATCAAAACAAACCCCTACAAGGAGAAAGATATGTCCTGTGTGCCCAAGTTTACTCAGCCCCTGATTGACAGATGTGCAGTGGCCGGTTACAGTACCGCCATCAGCTGTGCCGTTAGAGGCTTCCCCAAGGTAAACCTGCATTTTAAAATAGGCCGCGAAGTGTGACTCACAGGAGGCGTCTGACACTGCCGGTTCTcataagctaaaaaaaaaaaaaggtctgaacTTTGCTGTAAGAGAGACATGTACGCAGATCTACCAGCAGCAGcctttcaatttcaaacaacATTGCGCGAAAAGACAAATTTTCTGTAATCTAACATTGAAATGTTGCATCTGATgattaaataactttattttttccatatctCAGCCTAAGATCGTTTGGATGAAGAACAGGATGATCATCGGTCAGGATCCCAAGTTCTTGATGCAGAACAACCAGGGAGTGCTGACCCTTAATATTCGCAAGCCAGGAACCTTTGACTCTGGAAAATACTCCTGCATGGCTGTCAATGATCTGGGCCAAGACGAAGTGGAGTGCAAGCTGGACATCCGAGGTAAGAACAGAGGGGATGAGAGGGGCTGCAGGGCTGGAGGCAGATGGGAGGGGAGGGATGAAGGAGGGGGAGCGTTGGTAATTTGAGTGCAGGAGGACTTTATTTTGTGGTTTGGAATACAGAAGATTACGAGGTTAGTTTTACTTATGTGACGCACACTCAAATCTAAAAGCTGACTGTGTTTTTACGATGACAGCTGCaatagaattgaattgtttGAATGTGGATGTGAAACAAAATACTTGCCATTCAATTAGGGCTTATGTCAACAAAATCTAACTCTCATCATCTGTCCTGTTATCCCACAGTTGCCGCAGACCCGGAGAAGAAGTGAGAAACCGAACAGCAAAGAATGTGAAATCATATGAACCAAACTGTGAATGTCAGTATTTAGAATACACTGTCACAgagtgaataaaataaaatgtagctATGCCTGCTATACATAAcgatttatttcaaatgtatgttCTATTAAAGTTAGTTAACATACtttacatttgtagtttttagtCACACTAACAGCATTTGTAGAAGTGAAGCTCACAAGCCTCTCCACACACATAATCAggatattaaaatacattacacGTATTATTAGAGAAGCACCTTTCTGTATATTTGGCACATCTGTGACAGTTGTCCACACTACACCTCCCTGGAATAGTGTGCTCTCCTCCTGTGGATTGCCACTCCTATGCTGAACAACAGTGCCACTGCCAGGACACCCACAGCCACTGCAAGAGCTGTTATGACACCTGTGGGAGGCAGAAATCCTGTTTAGGGTACCTAGAATGTGGAACATTTGGAAGATTTCCAAAAGTcttgatatttttaaatcagacaGTCTGTGCTGAAAATCCCCACATTGGTCCCTAAAGTGAATAAAGGAATAATCATATTGCAGCGAAGTGTGAGAAGCCGCTTAGGCCAAAATTGAATACTTGACTTGGGTGCACATATATACTGATACTATGCACTTGCACAATCATGGATACTCATGTGcttatacacatatacatacagtacatacgtACACATGTATGCATCCATACCCTGAGAATGTGTATAAGTATGAGGCTATATGAGTGTGAGCATTTATGCATGTGCGTACTTAGTAGgtgtatgtgcgtgcatgcgtgtttgtgtgcttagTAAGTACGTTTGTTACATATGTTCCCATACCATTCCAAACCTGGGACTTCCATACCTGGGTGAAAGTCACAGGTTTGTGTGAACCGACCTCCTACATCATGAacattcatactgtacatacgaagcacacacatgcagtacatacTCTCACTTATATACCCTCATACTCATATCCATTCTCATTTATGCATGCTTGTATATATATAAGAATGTGTTTCTATACACATGGGGGTATGGATATACAGTTTGTGCAAGTGTTTTATACCGGTATACATGTATTTACAAGTGAAGTATGCAGGCAAAGCATTAACAATGTCAAAATATGTATGGAAACATAAGTCATTGCAAAcaggagaattaaaaaaaacaacttctttaCCTGTGCTTGACAATCTTGTGTTAAACCCGCACTCGGCCTCTGACTGTTCTGCCACCACGTCCCGCACCAGCTCAGTGACCATGGGCAAAGGGCAGGGGTTCAGCCCGTTGCATCCGGGCACAGGGTTGGGGTAGGGGTCGTGTTTGGAGTCATTGCGGTAATACAGCTCCAGAGAATAGGAACTGTGAAATTACAGTATCATCTCATTACCACAATGTGATGACATACATGTGCTATGTAAACAGGGTTGTATCATGTGCTAATTTGTCCATTGCAGACCCAGATGGCTTCGAGATTTCTATCGAATTGAAAAGGAAACTGTAGTTGAATGGTTCGGTGCGGCTAAACAGTGGGATGCAATTGCTCAAAATCTGATGGTCTTTTGCCATCTGACCTAGATAGTGTAATTAAGTATGCAAAGAGCAGGCAGGATGTCATTACCCATCATTCTCCTGGTAGAACTCAAAGAGTTGACAGGCAGCGTAAGGAGGGAGAAGGCCGTTGTACACGTCCAGAGCTGCCTGCAGGGTGATGAGGGTAGAGTCGTGCTGGAATGAGAAACATCAAGGAGGTGAGTATGTGAAACAGCAGTTTGCGTGataaattataaatgtgtgtatgtgcccaAACGGTGAACTTACGGCTGAGTACATAATGAATTTCAGAGTGCTCCCTTGCTCTACGGCCCTGGAGAAATTCCTCAGGATGGCATTGAGCAGCACCCCTGGTAAATAAACACATCAGTGTCAACAttgcaaatcattttttttcccacaaaccAATTGTTTTGACCTTACTGAGCACCCTATCTTAGCGCTGTAATCATCTTTGTCCCATTAGCTCATATGTGCTAATATGCTTTGAAAGGCTGGCCCAGCACTTTACACTGTCTGAAGCATAACCAATGCCTCAGCCTGCAGTCACAACATCacatacaataacttttttaacaaaataaaaaattattctCACAAGAGTGTTTTGATTTAATTGCCTCTAATGTGACTCCTCACCTCCCGAGAGCCtggccttttcttttctcttgtgaCTGAGGATGCTGTACATGACCTCAAATGATGCAATTCTCTTTAGGGTGTCCAGAACATCTTGGGTGGCCCAGCGAGGGAGAGTCAAGTTATGGATCCTCTGCACaagaaataaatcacattacaCAACACATGAATTGCagtaaaaagtgtttaaataGGTCAAACTCGTCTCCATTATCCCAGCTATTTTTAGCACCAGTCTGAAGATAACAGAAGCTAATTTTGCAAGTGTGAATGAAAGTATTCAACCTGGCCTAATATCCACCCATCTCCTAGTGCTTTAAttatcatttaaatatgttgtcaCATTCATGTCTCACTGTATGGATACAAATTATTTGCCCCACGCTCCAGGcccctctccatctctgtgcAGATGTGTTGAAGAAAACTGATTCTTTTTGTTTGACTCTCATTGCTCTGCAGCTGGTATCAGTTGTTAAAGCATTTGTAAACGGCAGATGTGTGAAAAAGAAAGTCTACCTGACAAGTAAGAGTGTCGTAAACCCTCcatatttttttcccaaccAGTTTGGAGACAGGGTAGCCAGTGTGGTTAGAAAGTCCCTCCACAAAGTACTGCAATGTAAAGAAAAGAGTTAGAAAATTAGATCCAACCAGTGGCGTAAGAcatattcagatcctttactcaCTTACTTACCAGTAGCAAAAGTAATCTATTACAAGTGAAAGCTACTGCATTTAAAATCACATGTAGTATTTTACTGTTGAATATGACCAAAGGTGGAGTTAGTTTTAACAACTTTTACACAGTTTGGTAGAGCAAGTAAGTGTAAAGTACCATGAAAGGATAATACTTAAGTTAAGTATAACACACCCACTGGGGTACTTTGCAGTGGTCCTACAGATTCTAGATTTGACACACCAGAATCAGCAAGAATGTACCACAGCGTGGCCTATGTAGGCAAACCTTGGCTCCTACTGTACAGTGTTGAGACCGTTTGGCATTCACATATAAGTCTAGGAGAATGGAAAAGTAATCAGACAACATTTGCTTTGCAAGAGATTCTAGCAGAATATAGGGCTGAACTGACTCTCTGCTGTTTAGAGggcaaagcaacaacaacaaaaaagaaaaaagggaagcCACACTTTTTGTATATTTAGATATTGACATATACCTCACATGTGTACctgcacacagagaaacacagaagaaatGAGAGCCAGCAGTGTTTGATGTGAGTAGACCACAGACTCAAGGCACACTCAGATACACCttcctaccccccccccccactcacacacacacacacacacacacacacacacacacacacacacacacactcccaatcAGTGCCAATTAGTTAAAAAGTGAATGACACCCTCTTTCATAAGTATCTCAAAACTGCACTTAAGTACACTACTTTTTACGCTCCATCACAACATTCAAATCATCATTCTCAAATGTTTGCagaaaatgcaaatttaaaTGCTCTTTATGTAGGTATTAAAcattttggggttgtttttgcAGATGCACTAATAAGATAACTAAACAAACATTGGTCGGTTAATGGTACAGATTTGCATTCTTTATTGATTCTGTGATTGTTGTTTACTTCAGCCTTTGGTCAAACAAGACAGTGAGAAATGGCACCATCTTGCCTCCAGCAGAGGGTGTAAAAATTCAACGCAGGAGGCCCTGTCCCGATCTGAAACACCACCTTAGTAGGCAGCACATGGGACTCAGtttaattaaaacctttttattgtaATTCTTAATCTAATTCAATCCAACCGTTAATTAGCTTCACTGAGAATGTGAGAGAATTTGCACTGTGTTGCTTTTTCGAGGCACTGTAGTCACCGTGCCTGAGAAAATCACTGACAGGACATGATGTCTACAGCATAACTAACACGTCCACTGGAGGTGCTGATAACGGTGGCACCAGCAACTgcgaaatatactgtatatttcactGTTTTGCACAAATGTGCATTTCACAGTGTTTACAAATCAAGGCTCGgataagaagaaaagaagtagCTGAGGTGAGAAAAAACTGGATTATTATTCACAGGAGTTCTGATTATATAATtatactgataaaaaaaaaaacagagttacAAACAAGTTTTTAGTGTTTAACAGGCACATGACTCACGGAAAAGTGGTGTTTAACACAAACTGAGCTGTGAGTAGAACGTTCACGTCATTAGGCAGACACAGAGGATGAGTGTATTTAGATGactctcttcttctgtggtttgTCTTACCTGGTGAGCCCTTAGGAATGTCTGGTACTGCTCGCTTTCGAAGGTCTCCGTCATCAGTGCTCTGAACCTTGGACAGTCTTTGCCTGGAGACTTCAGCAGCTTGAGAAATCGAAAACAACCGCACATCAGTGGAAAGAATGCACATTAACTGCAGGTACTGCAAGTCTTCTGGGCACAATTATATGTTCATTTCACACTTTAAAACAGAAGGGAATTTCAGCACAGCAGGTTCACAGCTGAGGTGAACACAGACAGCAACACAGAGCAAGAAACACATTAACTTGTACAAGTTTCTGTTCGGCTGTGTGTGGCTGCCGTGTGAAAGGAAATATTGATGTGGCTCAGCAGCCCACCTTGTCCTGGGCCCTGGGGATGGTGTGCACTGGAACGGGCCGCCACAGTAACTGGGGCATGATGGGAGGCAGGCGTCTGGTTGGGGGGAACATCCCAGCTAGGCAGGCCTGGGCACTCATCAGAGTGCGGTCGTAGTCAGTGCTCCTCACATATAGCTGTTGGAAACAAGGTGGGAACATGGTGTTAAAGTGCATCTGTATTTGTACTCTGGCACGAATTCCTACTGTATTCTTCCAAATTAAACAATCAGGCTTACTATTTTATAGAAGTTGAAAATGCACTTGGAAACTAAAAAAGAATCACATTTGGAAAGTAGATGGTTTCTAAAATAAAGATGCAAAAATGAATGCACTCAGCAACGCAGCAGTGTATCATGAGTGTGCTGTGTTTCTCCCAAGTCAACTGAGGTATTCCCTTAACAAGAAGAGGAGGGGAGTGAGAAGAGATCCAAATggatgagagagggaggggggcaaGATCCGTCTTACTGTGATCTTTTTTGACATCAGCCTTCGCTCGTCTATATCTCTCCATCACCCCGTGTCAGGTCTTTGCACACAGTAAATCACGCTGACATGGTTGGATGTTCCTGTGATGCCGAGAATgctgcccccctcccccttttttttgtcaaattaaaacagaCATGGCAGGGTGGCTGAAAGGTACAGAACAAGTTGACAGAGACTTGGGCGACAAAATGCCAATGACAGGTCCTAAGAAGAGCTGTTATTTTTGTAGTaattgtgtgttatttatgCGAGGGAGAAGAGGACTaaatggatggagagagagagggtggtaATAGAGAgctaggtaaaaaaaaaaaaaggaaacagcgAGTGTAAAGAAAACAGACAGCAAAAGAAAGCGGAAATCAGATCATCGTGACAGTTTGCTGAGCATGCAGCCCAACATATATTTTGCCAACTGCACTGTACAAGAAGCGCAGAGACAAAATTACCCCTCATGTTACAGCAAATTGCAAGGCAACGGCAGTTATACCACCATCATGATTCATGCTCATTAACGTAGTGTATGATGTTACAGCTAATACAGACTGTGGCTGGCACACGAATGGGCCGAGGGCATGCATGGCAACGGCATTGGGTGACACTGAAGCGGGGGACGtcagaaaaaactgaaatttacacacatacattggTGTCAGCACATTTATGTCTGTATCCATGCAAACACCTACCTCTTTGTTGTTGTAGTCCTCACTGAGAAAGTTGCCATAACGCCTCCTTAGAAAGCCACCCAGCTCAAACTGTTGTTTCATGCCCAGCTGAAAGGAAAATTGCCATCACTGTTAATCTTTGTCGAAGATGATCTTTTGCGGTATATTTGGCAGATTTGAGGTCCAACTCAACTCATTTACATAAATTAACACAAACTACAGGGCCTCCTAGAGCCATAAATGATTTATTCACTGTAAACCGGCTAATTGCCAGAGACCAGAAcaatgtcacagtaggaaaggAATATACTGTAATGAAAAGTCTATAACAAGCTTTTCTTCCATCTCAAGAGGGATTTTATGTTGCACACAACATAAGTGAACTATATTTTTACTCCATATCTGAAGCTACTGCACCTGTACAGAGCTACAAAACGAGTTTAGACTTTTTGTACCAAGTCGGTAGGTTTTACTTTAGCCTCCGGTACTTTGGCCCTGAGGTACAAAACACAACGTCaaattagaaaaatacaaaacgcaagaaaatattattttaattaggtttttaatttttttttttgtgttttctataatgttgttgtgttttgcacCTCAGGGCCAGTGTACTTCAGCCCCCCATGACCCTGTGGGTATACGAAAATGGACAGGTTGATGGATTTTATACAATGTATAAAGATAAAAGctctttgtttagttttttttacaaacttgcTTCtcaaaatgatgatgataacatgcaagcacacacacacacacacacacatacctataCACACAGAATATGATAAGTAAATATGGTTTACTTCTAGCCCACTAGTATTCAGGTAACCTCCCACATGTCCTTCTCTACtgtatttccatgtttttactttattgtatGCCTTGCTGTACAACCAATTACCCTCCGGGGACAATAATAAAGTGGAAAGTAGAAACAGTACCCAGTACCCAGTACCCAGTACCTCAGTGAGCTGTCCGAATCCCTGAGCCCACACTTCCTCTCCATGTGGATCCTTGGGATACGATTCAATGGGCGATCGATCGCCATGTCGGAACACcttaaaagtcataataaattaTGTCACATGGAATTAGACGCCATACTGCTGTGCCAGCCGTTACACTGTGTACTTACCTTAAAAATAATCCAACCTGAGACAGAGGTCAGA
This sequence is a window from Etheostoma cragini isolate CJK2018 chromosome 21, CSU_Ecrag_1.0, whole genome shotgun sequence. Protein-coding genes within it:
- the mybpc2b gene encoding myosin binding protein Cb isoform X8; translation: MPEPVPAEKQDGQEAQPETDDAPPTDGADSEADGDGTNPAEEQGSSELTGLFVEKPPENVVAVAGADVTLIARVDSSTLTRKPTMKWLKGKWMDLGSKAGKHMQFKETYDRNTKIYTYEMKIIKVVAGDAGGYRCEVTAKDKCDSSTFEISVEAAQQEQQQADILSAFKREGAGEDDGDLDFSALLKATKKKKKVKEEPEIDVWELLKSAHPSEYEKIAFEYGITDLRGMLKRLKKMKVVEPKHSEAFLKRLESCYSVEKGKKIVLRCEVVDPDTQVKWLKNGQEIKPSAKYIIESSGNVRTLTINRVSLADDAAYECVVGEDKCFTEVFVKEPPVTITKLMDDYHVVVGERVEFEVEVSEEGANVMWFFEDIELHKDKDTKYRFKKDGRKHTLIIQEATLDDIGMYHCWTNGGHTKGELEVEEKQLEVLQDIADLTVRATDQAMFKCEVSDDKVTGKWFKDGVEVLPSERIKMTHIGRFHRLIIDEVKPEDAGDYTFVPDGYALSLSAKLNFLEIKIDYVPRQDPPKIHLDTSGNMVSQNTIIVVAGNKLRLDVEITGEPAPTCVWSKGDQPITDTEGRIRVEARKDLSCFVIEGAEREDEGNYTICVTNPAGEDKAMLFVKIVDVPDPPENVRCTSVGEDCGTIVWDVPKFDGGAPLKGYLMERKKKGSSRWTKLNFDVYESTTYEAKRMIEGVMYEMRVFAINSIGMSPPSITSKPFMPIAPTSEPIRLSVHDVTDSTCTLKWLAPEKIGAGGLDGYVIEYCKEGDTEWVVANQELCERQGFVVRGLPVGEKINFRVVAVNIAGRSPPAVLGQPVTIREIMEHPKIRLPRELRTKYIRKVGEKINLTIPFQGKPRPVATWYKDGQPIDPQMVSVRNSNVDTILFIRSAEREHSGTYELVLKIENMEDRATVVIRIVDKPGPPLNVKVTEVWGFNAALEWAPPKDDGNCDITGYTIQKADFKTKEWFTVYEHNRRTNCTASDLIMGNEYMFRVFSENICGLSEEARVSKNTAVIAKKGLEIKTNPYKEKDMSCVPKFTQPLIDRCAVAGYSTAISCAVRGFPKPKIVWMKNRMIIGQDPKFLMQNNQGVLTLNIRKPGTFDSGKYSCMAVNDLGQDEVECKLDIRVAADPEKK
- the mybpc2b gene encoding myosin binding protein Cb isoform X13 — protein: MPEPVPAEKQDGQEAQPETDDAPPTDGADSEADGDEQGSSELTGLFVEKPPENVVAVAGADVTLIARVDSSTLTRKPTMKWLKGKWMDLGSKAGKHMQFKETYDRNTKIYTYEMKIIKVVAGDAGGYRCEVTAKDKCDSSTFEISVEAAQQEQQQADILSAFKREGAGEDDGDLDFSALLKATKKKKKVKEEPEIDVWELLKSAHPSEYEKIAFEYGITDLRGMLKRLKKMKVVEPKHSEAFLKRLESCYSVEKGKKIVLRCEVVDPDTQVKWLKNGQEIKPSAKYIIESSGNVRTLTINRVSLADDAAYECVVGEDKCFTEVFVKEPPVTITKLMDDYHVVVGERVEFEVEVSEEGANVMWFFEDIELHKDKDTKYRFKKDGRKHTLIIQEATLDDIGMYHCWTNGGHTKGELEVEEKQLEVLQDIADLTVRATDQAMFKCEVSDDKVTGKWFKDGVEVLPSERIKMTHIGRFHRLIIDEVKPEDAGDYTFVPDGYALSLSAKLNFLEIKIDYVPRQDPPKIHLDTSGNMVSQNTIIVVAGNKLRLDVEITGEPAPTCVWSKGDQPITDTEGRIRVEARKDLSCFVIEGAEREDEGNYTICVTNPAGEDKAMLFVKIVDVPDPPENVRCTSVGEDCGTIVWDVPKFDGGAPLKGYLMERKKKGSSRWTKLNFDVYESTTYEAKRMIEGVMYEMRVFAINSIGMSPPSITSKPFMPIAPTSEPIRLSVHDVTDSTCTLKWLAPEKIGAGGLDGYVIEYCKEGDTEWVVANQELCERQGFVVRGLPVGEKINFRVVAVNIAGRSPPAVLGQPVTIREIMEHPKIRLPRELRTKYIRKVGEKINLTIPFQGKPRPVATWYKDGQPIDPQMVSVRNSNVDTILFIRSAEREHSGTYELVLKIENMEDRATVVIRIVDKPGPPLNVKVTEVWGFNAALEWAPPKDDGNCDITGYTIQKADFKTKEWFTVYEHNRRTNCTASDLIMGNEYMFRVFSENICGLSEEARVSKNTAVIAKKGLEIKTNPYKEKDMSCVPKFTQPLIDRCAVAGYSTAISCAVRGFPKPKIVWMKNRMIIGQDPKFLMQNNQGVLTLNIRKPGTFDSGKYSCMAVNDLGQDEVECKLDIRVAADPEKK